In Halopseudomonas xinjiangensis, a single genomic region encodes these proteins:
- a CDS encoding serine hydrolase domain-containing protein, which translates to MLRSRFPAVHRLHLGCLLIAGALVSHIAMAETATHIDAKRFAQLDQAMQKQVADGKLAGVDTLIFHDDEVVHRQLTGYKNLADEASLTEDTLYKIFSLTKPITGTALLMLYEEGKFQLDDPVEQYIPEFKGMQVAKDDGPDGRPVTEAADHPVTIRELMTHTGGFTYGRFSQSQVDSLYVEAEVLDPNSTLADMIQKLKDIPLRQQPGTQWHYSVSVDIQARLVEILSGKPFDVFLKERIFQPLAMNDTDFYVPEDKVDRLATSYRPSENGLQPMPNEPFLTKPQFLNGGGGLVSSMTDYLRFARMLLGEGEVDGVRLLKPETVRMMRSDQLPEGVDGPNWAPGNRFGLNVAVVTDSEKAGYLPEGTYWWWGIQGTWMWIDPENRIITLGMMQNTDYQHSRVVHNTVSRILFAPAE; encoded by the coding sequence ATGCTCCGTTCACGATTCCCGGCCGTTCACCGGCTGCATCTGGGCTGCCTGCTGATCGCCGGTGCGCTCGTCAGTCATATTGCCATGGCGGAGACCGCCACCCACATCGACGCGAAGCGCTTCGCGCAACTGGACCAGGCCATGCAGAAACAGGTTGCCGATGGCAAGCTGGCCGGCGTCGACACACTGATCTTCCATGACGACGAAGTGGTACACCGCCAGCTTACCGGTTACAAAAACCTGGCTGACGAGGCATCACTGACCGAAGACACGCTGTACAAGATCTTCTCGCTGACCAAGCCGATTACCGGTACCGCTTTGCTCATGTTGTACGAGGAGGGCAAGTTCCAGCTGGACGATCCGGTCGAACAATACATTCCCGAATTCAAGGGCATGCAGGTAGCCAAGGACGACGGTCCTGACGGGCGGCCCGTGACCGAAGCCGCCGACCACCCGGTAACCATCCGCGAGTTGATGACCCATACCGGTGGCTTCACCTACGGTCGGTTTTCCCAGTCCCAGGTTGACAGTCTTTACGTTGAAGCCGAGGTGCTCGATCCGAACTCGACATTGGCGGACATGATTCAGAAACTCAAAGATATCCCGCTGCGTCAGCAACCCGGTACGCAATGGCACTACAGCGTATCGGTGGATATCCAGGCTCGCCTGGTCGAGATTCTGTCCGGCAAGCCATTCGATGTGTTCCTCAAGGAACGCATTTTTCAGCCCCTGGCCATGAACGACACTGACTTCTACGTCCCAGAAGACAAGGTCGATCGTCTCGCAACGAGCTATCGGCCCAGCGAGAACGGGTTGCAGCCGATGCCGAACGAGCCTTTCCTGACCAAGCCGCAATTTCTCAACGGTGGCGGCGGACTGGTTTCGAGCATGACCGACTATCTGCGTTTCGCGCGGATGCTGCTAGGTGAAGGCGAAGTCGATGGCGTTCGTCTGCTGAAACCTGAAACGGTGCGGATGATGCGAAGCGATCAACTCCCAGAGGGCGTCGACGGCCCGAACTGGGCGCCGGGCAACCGCTTCGGTCTGAACGTCGCGGTTGTTACCGACAGCGAGAAGGCCGGTTACCTGCCGGAGGGCACGTACTGGTGGTGGGGTATTCAGGGAACCTGGATGTGGATCGACCCGGAGAATCGGATCATCACCCTGGGCATGATGCAGAACACCGATTATCAGCACTCAAGGGTGGTGCATAACACGGTAAGCCGGATTCTTTTCGCGCCTGCCGAATAA
- the msrB gene encoding peptide-methionine (R)-S-oxide reductase MsrB produces the protein MNRRIFLTGLLAIPAAPMISRISLAQHQPEETSVNVRPLDVPHSYWRDKVSSEAYEVLFEEGTERAGSSPLDKIYQDGTYVCAACHLPLFTSEAKFDSGTGWPSFTQPIEGAMEQKQDYRMIWPRTEYHCARCGGHQGHVFNDGPPPRGERWCNNGVALRFVPTTDALPELRG, from the coding sequence ATGAATCGTCGAATATTTCTCACTGGGCTACTGGCAATACCTGCAGCGCCCATGATCAGCCGCATCAGCCTGGCTCAGCATCAGCCCGAGGAGACGTCAGTGAACGTGCGACCGCTGGATGTCCCGCATAGCTATTGGCGCGACAAAGTCAGTAGCGAGGCTTACGAAGTGCTCTTCGAAGAAGGCACCGAGCGCGCCGGCAGCAGCCCCCTGGATAAAATCTACCAGGACGGCACCTACGTCTGCGCCGCCTGTCACCTGCCGCTGTTCACCAGCGAGGCGAAGTTCGATAGCGGCACCGGCTGGCCCAGCTTTACCCAGCCCATCGAAGGTGCCATGGAACAGAAACAGGACTACCGGATGATCTGGCCGCGCACCGAATACCACTGCGCGCGTTGCGGCGGACACCAGGGACACGTATTCAACGACGGACCGCCACCGCGCGGCGAGCGCTGGTGCAACAACGGGGTAGCCCTGCGCTTCGTCCCCACAACTGACGCCCTGCCGGAGCTACGCGGATGA
- the msrA gene encoding peptide-methionine (S)-S-oxide reductase MsrA, whose protein sequence is MTLFRWTASAALAAIATFASANDPLGKGPEGTEMAVFAGGCFWCTEADFDKVPGVVDTVSGYIGGEATTATYEQVSAGGTEHIEAVAVFYDPDETSYDTLVEAFWPTIDPLTPNAQFCDRGRQYRSALFYANEAQQRTLQASVSALGSSGQFDQPIVTELLPRTAFFPAEDYHQDYYQKNPIRYNFYRSRCGRDARLAELWGEDR, encoded by the coding sequence ATGACTCTGTTTCGCTGGACGGCCAGCGCAGCACTCGCCGCCATCGCTACGTTCGCCTCCGCCAATGATCCCCTGGGCAAAGGACCGGAAGGAACCGAAATGGCGGTGTTCGCTGGCGGTTGCTTCTGGTGTACCGAGGCAGACTTTGACAAGGTACCCGGCGTGGTCGATACCGTATCCGGCTACATCGGTGGCGAAGCCACGACGGCTACCTATGAGCAGGTTTCAGCGGGCGGTACCGAACACATCGAAGCGGTGGCCGTCTTCTATGACCCGGATGAGACCAGTTACGACACACTGGTAGAAGCCTTCTGGCCGACCATCGACCCACTGACGCCTAACGCACAGTTCTGTGATCGCGGTCGTCAATATCGAAGTGCATTGTTCTACGCGAACGAGGCGCAGCAGCGAACGCTTCAGGCTTCCGTGAGCGCACTCGGATCCTCTGGGCAATTCGATCAGCCGATCGTGACCGAATTGTTGCCGCGGACAGCGTTCTTTCCTGCCGAGGACTACCATCAGGACTACTACCAAAAGAATCCGATACGCTACAACTTCTATCGAAGCCGTTGCGGCAGGGACGCGCGTCTGGCTGAGCTGTGGGGCGAAGACCGCTAG
- a CDS encoding FKBP-type peptidyl-prolyl cis-trans isomerase — MKIASNTVVQFHYAVSDANGEIENSRQYEPVLYLHGQPGLLDGLVSAMEGHEAGDVFSVSLSADEAYGPKQENAIQKVQVKHLQGAKKWKPGMIAVIQTEEGPRQVTVIKVGLSQAEVDANHPLAGRDLTFDVEILDVREATEEELAHGHAHGAGGHHH, encoded by the coding sequence ATGAAGATTGCCAGCAATACCGTCGTTCAGTTTCACTATGCCGTTTCAGACGCCAACGGCGAGATCGAAAATTCCCGCCAGTACGAGCCCGTTCTGTATCTTCACGGCCAACCGGGATTACTCGACGGCCTGGTCTCCGCCATGGAAGGTCACGAAGCCGGCGATGTATTCAGCGTCAGCCTCAGCGCCGATGAGGCGTACGGCCCGAAGCAGGAAAATGCCATTCAGAAAGTCCAGGTCAAGCATCTGCAAGGTGCGAAGAAATGGAAGCCGGGAATGATCGCCGTGATCCAGACCGAGGAAGGCCCACGCCAGGTGACCGTGATCAAGGTCGGTCTGTCACAGGCAGAAGTGGACGCCAACCATCCTCTGGCTGGCCGCGACCTGACCTTCGACGTCGAGATTCTCGACGTACGCGAAGCCACCGAAGAAGAACTCGCCCATGGTCACGCCCACGGCGCCGGTGGCCACCACCACTAA
- a CDS encoding SDR family oxidoreductase, which yields MGDNIAGKVVVITGASSGIGEATARHLAALGAKVVLGARRVERLEAIVAELTAAGSEANGGAASMLATDVTRLSDVEALVAHAVERYGRVDVIINNAGLMAVGSILKGRTDEWERMIDINIKGVLNGIAAVLPVFQKQQSGHVINVGSVASHKVAPGGAVYSGTKFAVKAITEGLRQESGAIRCTLISPGAIDTELPAGTSDEATLKRLEEAYKTALPAETIARAMAYVIAQPAEVDVNEIVVRPTVQPF from the coding sequence ATGGGCGATAACATTGCAGGCAAGGTAGTGGTAATCACCGGAGCCAGTAGCGGCATTGGCGAAGCGACTGCGCGTCATCTGGCGGCTCTGGGTGCGAAGGTGGTGCTCGGTGCGCGGCGGGTAGAGCGGCTCGAGGCAATCGTCGCCGAGCTGACCGCAGCAGGAAGCGAGGCAAATGGCGGGGCGGCGAGCATGCTCGCCACCGACGTGACGCGGCTGAGCGATGTCGAAGCGCTGGTGGCTCATGCAGTCGAGCGTTATGGACGGGTGGACGTGATTATCAACAATGCCGGCCTGATGGCCGTCGGTTCGATATTGAAAGGGCGCACCGATGAGTGGGAGCGCATGATCGATATCAACATCAAGGGCGTTCTTAACGGCATCGCCGCGGTTCTGCCTGTTTTCCAGAAACAGCAGAGCGGCCATGTAATAAACGTCGGCTCGGTTGCTTCGCATAAAGTGGCTCCCGGCGGAGCGGTGTACAGCGGCACCAAGTTCGCGGTGAAGGCGATTACCGAAGGACTGCGCCAGGAATCCGGAGCGATCCGCTGTACGCTGATATCTCCCGGCGCTATCGATACCGAACTGCCCGCCGGAACATCCGACGAGGCAACGCTCAAGCGGCTGGAAGAGGCGTACAAGACGGCACTGCCCGCCGAAACCATCGCTCGTGCCATGGCCTACGTCATTGCCCAGCCTGCGGAAGTGGATGTAAACGAAATCGTGGTGCGACCAACCGTACAGCCGTTCTGA
- a CDS encoding MFS transporter, with protein sequence MSQSGVLKRSTILVHGSVGMPLAIIGYPLVVYLPPFYAQEVGLNMALMAMVLVIARFSDVITDPLIGTLSDRWQTRIGRRKPWLLMGVPLMLAGTVMIFMPPAGVGVGHLLLWTMIMYLGWTMVTLPYGAWGAELSPEYHQRSRVTASREGFVLVGLFLAALAPALVQALGKRYQAGDTDGAVMNFAVWLLGRDGELGIGYGPILAAMAWLLLILLPLTVFMVVTMVKEAPPKSVQRTEWKKGLRVLKNNGPFKRMMLMLLIIVTGESFRNALSVFFMQHVLQIQAHIGMMYLVYFGVGILGIPFWLILGRKIGKHKAFCVAVGVSSASILGMFFLQAGQLVPFAIMFAIKGFCFAAFQFLPLSMLADIVDLDTARSKEHRTGLFFAMSGMAQKLAMAIGLGLSLGLLSMVGFDAKAAVHTDQQLLALRVLYILGPVALYMTAFAIAWKYPLTSERQERIHQWVLRRNARLELAGEHA encoded by the coding sequence ATGAGTCAGTCCGGCGTTCTTAAGCGCTCCACCATTCTTGTTCACGGTTCAGTGGGCATGCCTCTGGCTATCATCGGTTACCCGCTGGTCGTCTATCTGCCGCCGTTCTACGCCCAGGAAGTCGGCTTGAATATGGCGTTGATGGCGATGGTGCTGGTCATCGCCCGGTTCTCGGATGTCATTACCGATCCGCTGATCGGTACGCTCAGTGATCGCTGGCAGACTCGAATCGGCCGCCGCAAGCCCTGGTTGTTGATGGGCGTGCCTTTGATGCTGGCGGGCACGGTGATGATTTTCATGCCGCCGGCCGGGGTAGGCGTCGGGCACTTGTTGCTGTGGACCATGATCATGTATCTGGGCTGGACGATGGTGACGTTGCCCTATGGAGCCTGGGGCGCCGAGTTGTCACCGGAGTACCACCAACGTAGCCGTGTTACCGCATCGCGTGAGGGTTTCGTGTTGGTCGGGCTGTTTCTGGCCGCGCTGGCTCCCGCTCTGGTGCAGGCGCTTGGCAAGCGTTATCAGGCCGGCGATACCGACGGCGCAGTCATGAATTTCGCTGTCTGGCTACTTGGACGTGACGGTGAACTGGGGATCGGCTACGGTCCGATTCTCGCCGCCATGGCCTGGCTGCTGTTGATTCTGCTGCCCTTGACCGTGTTCATGGTCGTAACCATGGTCAAGGAAGCGCCGCCGAAGTCGGTTCAGCGCACCGAGTGGAAGAAGGGCCTGCGCGTGCTGAAGAACAACGGTCCGTTCAAGCGCATGATGCTCATGCTGCTGATCATCGTCACCGGGGAATCCTTCCGCAATGCGCTGTCGGTCTTCTTCATGCAACACGTTCTGCAGATCCAGGCGCATATCGGCATGATGTATTTGGTGTATTTCGGCGTGGGCATTCTCGGCATACCGTTCTGGCTGATCCTCGGGCGCAAGATCGGCAAGCATAAGGCTTTCTGCGTGGCGGTCGGCGTGTCCAGCGCGAGCATTCTTGGCATGTTCTTCCTGCAGGCCGGCCAGCTCGTGCCCTTTGCGATCATGTTCGCGATCAAGGGCTTCTGCTTCGCCGCATTCCAGTTCCTGCCGCTGTCCATGCTCGCCGACATCGTCGATCTCGATACGGCTCGCAGCAAGGAACACAGGACAGGCCTGTTCTTCGCCATGTCAGGTATGGCCCAGAAGCTCGCAATGGCGATTGGACTCGGGCTCTCGCTGGGCTTGCTTTCCATGGTGGGCTTCGATGCGAAGGCAGCAGTACACACGGATCAGCAACTCCTGGCGTTGCGCGTGCTGTACATTCTGGGACCTGTTGCGTTGTACATGACCGCCTTTGCCATCGCCTGGAAGTATCCACTCACCTCGGAGCGCCAGGAACGAATCCATCAATGGGTCTTGCGACGCAACGCTCGTCTGGAATTAGCTGGCGAGCACGCTTGA
- a CDS encoding anti-virulence regulator CigR family protein yields the protein MLVASVQPITIKTFSLDVGSLSFGYHRANRACRAAAARRRTTMNRHRYATLSLILLTAFAGATVHAQPPRDKPGKEHGHGAAEHRDADHDRSPSISEAVIRDVLRDYGVHDASTDKLPPGIQKKLQRGKPLPPGIAKKLDPQLADRLPDYPGYEWRQAGRDLILVAVTTGIIEAILGEVF from the coding sequence ATGCTGGTGGCTTCTGTGCAGCCGATCACAATCAAAACCTTCAGCCTGGATGTGGGTTCGCTGAGCTTCGGTTATCATCGCGCCAACCGCGCCTGTCGCGCTGCGGCCGCCCGAAGGAGAACGACCATGAACCGGCATCGCTATGCAACCTTGTCCCTGATCCTGCTCACCGCGTTTGCAGGGGCCACCGTCCATGCTCAACCTCCCCGTGACAAGCCGGGCAAAGAACACGGGCACGGCGCCGCAGAGCATCGTGATGCGGATCACGACCGATCGCCATCAATCAGCGAGGCTGTTATCCGCGATGTGCTCCGCGATTACGGCGTGCACGATGCTTCGACTGACAAGTTGCCCCCTGGCATCCAGAAAAAGCTCCAGCGGGGCAAGCCATTGCCTCCGGGCATCGCTAAAAAGCTGGACCCACAGCTAGCCGACAGATTGCCGGACTATCCGGGCTACGAATGGCGCCAGGCAGGCCGCGATCTGATCCTGGTGGCGGTCACGACCGGTATCATCGAAGCGATTCTGGGCGAAGTTTTTTAA
- a CDS encoding bacterioferritin-associated ferredoxin — translation MYICLCKGVTDHQIREAIAEGACSMRDLRAALDVANQCGKCGRECKSLLNEGLMNNQATGMAQQWVAA, via the coding sequence ATGTATATCTGTCTTTGCAAAGGCGTGACCGACCATCAGATTCGCGAAGCTATCGCCGAAGGCGCCTGCAGCATGCGCGACCTCCGCGCTGCCCTCGACGTCGCCAACCAGTGCGGCAAATGTGGGCGCGAGTGCAAGTCACTACTCAACGAGGGTCTGATGAATAATCAGGCAACTGGCATGGCCCAGCAATGGGTGGCTGCGTAA
- the bfr gene encoding bacterioferritin, with the protein MKGDRTVIQHLNTILGNELVAINQYFLHARMLQDWGLDKLGDHEYHESIDEMKHADLLTKRILFLEGLPNLQDLGKLLIGENTREILECDLKLEMKGIPDLKVAIAYCESVGDYGSRELLEKILESEEEHVDWLETQLSLIDKIGLENYQQSQMS; encoded by the coding sequence ATGAAAGGCGACAGAACGGTCATCCAGCACCTGAATACCATCCTCGGCAATGAGCTGGTTGCCATCAATCAATACTTTCTCCACGCACGCATGCTGCAGGACTGGGGTCTCGACAAGCTAGGCGACCACGAGTACCACGAGTCGATCGACGAGATGAAGCATGCGGATCTGCTTACCAAGCGCATCCTCTTTCTCGAAGGTCTGCCCAACCTTCAGGATCTGGGCAAGCTGCTCATTGGTGAAAACACGCGAGAAATCCTCGAATGTGACCTTAAGCTCGAGATGAAGGGTATTCCCGACCTGAAGGTGGCGATCGCTTACTGTGAAAGCGTCGGTGACTATGGCAGTCGCGAATTGCTGGAGAAGATCCTCGAGTCCGAAGAAGAGCACGTCGACTGGCTGGAAACACAGCTAAGCCTGATCGACAAGATCGGTCTGGAAAACTACCAGCAATCCCAGATGAGCTGA
- the pyrF gene encoding orotidine-5'-phosphate decarboxylase, with protein MPFESPVIVALDYPDAESALALADRLNPQRCRVKVGKELFTACGPSVVESLQYKGFEVFLDLKFHDIPNTTANAVKAAAELGVWMVNVHASGGRSMMGACREMLERYPGNRPLLTAVTILTSLEQSDLQEIGLDIEPMVQVQRLARLAQESGLDGVVCSAREARALRGALGDDFLLVTPGIRPAESNTDDQKRIVTPAQAIENGSSYLVIGRPITRSDNPANALEAILATC; from the coding sequence ATGCCGTTTGAAAGTCCCGTTATCGTCGCGCTGGATTACCCCGATGCCGAGTCGGCTCTCGCACTAGCTGACCGTTTGAATCCGCAACGCTGTCGGGTGAAGGTCGGCAAGGAACTGTTCACTGCCTGCGGCCCATCCGTGGTCGAGAGCCTGCAGTACAAGGGCTTCGAGGTCTTCCTGGATCTCAAGTTTCATGACATACCGAACACCACTGCCAATGCGGTGAAAGCCGCCGCTGAACTAGGGGTTTGGATGGTCAACGTGCATGCCAGTGGCGGTCGCAGCATGATGGGTGCCTGCCGGGAGATGCTCGAGCGTTATCCGGGCAATCGACCGCTGCTCACTGCTGTGACGATATTGACCAGCCTGGAGCAGAGCGACTTGCAGGAGATCGGATTGGATATCGAGCCGATGGTCCAGGTACAACGGCTGGCACGCCTCGCTCAGGAAAGTGGTCTGGACGGCGTGGTCTGCTCGGCACGCGAGGCGCGCGCGTTGCGTGGGGCGTTGGGGGATGATTTTTTGCTGGTGACCCCGGGCATCCGACCGGCGGAATCCAACACAGACGACCAGAAGCGCATCGTGACGCCCGCCCAGGCTATCGAGAACGGTAGCTCCTACCTCGTTATTGGTCGTCCGATTACCCGCTCCGACAATCCGGCCAACGCGCTCGAAGCTATCCTGGCAACGTGCTGA
- the lapB gene encoding lipopolysaccharide assembly protein LapB, with protein MQELLFFGLFLAALAIGWFLGRREAIKVGFMLQPHGSALDRQYFIGLNHLLNEQPDEAIETFIRALEVNPETVETHIAIGKLFCQRGDVERAIKVHQNLLARPNLTREQGDRVQFELARDYLAVGLHNRAQRLLEELIDAKSPLRAEALADLVRIYERERDWANAVEVGRRLVKERPGFSVTLAHYHCELAESALRRAETQQARRHLQEALSAHRSSPRAMIMLAELEQGQGNAAEVARWLRQLAQHDGDLVPQVLPLARRCADNGELDLNAYLDDVIRNTQPAQVETVLARADQYQRENGVSDASRYVVASLQQQPSLRGLLYLIDLHSGLVGSRGKDNLLILRQVVEGLLQDKHYFRCQACGFSGRRLHWQCPTCHGWSTIRPLKPGPVPAGKPEHI; from the coding sequence ATGCAGGAACTGCTGTTCTTCGGCCTGTTCTTGGCTGCGCTGGCGATCGGCTGGTTCCTGGGGCGTCGTGAAGCGATCAAGGTTGGCTTTATGCTTCAACCTCACGGGAGCGCACTGGATCGTCAGTATTTTATCGGACTCAACCATCTGCTTAATGAGCAGCCGGACGAGGCGATCGAGACGTTCATCCGTGCGCTTGAAGTCAATCCCGAGACCGTGGAAACGCACATTGCGATCGGCAAGTTGTTTTGCCAGCGAGGCGATGTCGAGCGCGCTATCAAGGTCCATCAAAACCTTCTCGCAAGGCCCAATCTTACCCGGGAGCAAGGGGACCGGGTTCAGTTCGAGTTAGCGCGCGATTATCTTGCGGTGGGTTTGCACAACCGGGCGCAGCGCCTCTTGGAAGAATTGATTGATGCCAAGTCGCCTTTGCGCGCCGAAGCACTGGCTGATCTGGTGAGAATCTATGAGCGAGAGCGCGACTGGGCGAACGCGGTCGAGGTGGGACGTCGCCTGGTCAAAGAGCGACCGGGATTTTCGGTCACGCTGGCTCATTATCATTGCGAGTTGGCTGAGAGCGCGCTGCGGCGGGCCGAGACTCAGCAGGCTCGACGTCATCTCCAGGAAGCGCTGTCGGCGCACCGGTCGAGCCCCAGGGCCATGATCATGCTCGCTGAGTTGGAGCAAGGGCAGGGCAATGCTGCCGAAGTCGCTCGATGGCTGCGCCAGCTGGCGCAGCATGACGGTGATCTCGTTCCGCAGGTCTTGCCGCTTGCCAGACGCTGCGCTGATAATGGTGAGCTTGATCTGAATGCGTACCTGGATGACGTTATTCGTAACACTCAACCAGCTCAGGTAGAAACCGTCCTGGCACGAGCGGACCAGTACCAACGGGAGAATGGCGTCAGCGACGCGAGCCGCTACGTGGTAGCGAGTCTCCAGCAGCAGCCCTCCCTGCGCGGCCTGCTTTACCTGATCGATCTACACAGCGGGCTGGTTGGATCGCGAGGGAAAGACAATCTGCTTATCCTGCGTCAGGTTGTCGAAGGTTTATTGCAGGACAAGCATTACTTTCGTTGCCAGGCGTGCGGCTTTTCCGGCCGGCGTTTGCACTGGCAATGCCCGACCTGCCATGGGTGGTCCACGATCCGGCCGTTGAAGCCGGGCCCGGTTCCGGCAGGCAAGCCGGAGCACATTTAG
- a CDS encoding lipopolysaccharide assembly protein LapA domain-containing protein → MHWFKRAALIIVLLIVALATLDFMLENQNDVTLQFLEAQSPALPLSLFIIVAFILGSLLGIFVGWLVTTRLRLRLMAQNNELNRYRKEIDKLRTQAIQG, encoded by the coding sequence ATGCATTGGTTCAAGCGCGCTGCGCTGATCATCGTTCTTCTGATCGTGGCTTTGGCGACTCTGGATTTCATGCTTGAGAACCAGAACGACGTCACTCTGCAATTCCTCGAAGCCCAATCTCCGGCTCTCCCTCTTTCGCTGTTCATCATCGTTGCCTTCATCCTCGGTAGTTTGCTGGGTATTTTCGTCGGCTGGCTGGTCACTACGCGTTTGCGGCTTCGATTGATGGCGCAGAACAACGAGCTGAACCGCTACCGTAAAGAAATCGACAAGCTGCGGACTCAGGCAATACAAGGCTGA
- the ihfB gene encoding integration host factor subunit beta yields the protein MTKSELIERIVEQQGQLSAKDVELAIKTMLEHMSQALATGERIEIRGFGSFSLHYRAPRVGRNPKTGDAVELEGKYVPHFKPGKELRDRVNESLENA from the coding sequence ATGACCAAGTCGGAATTGATCGAGCGCATTGTGGAACAACAGGGACAGTTGTCGGCCAAGGATGTCGAACTGGCCATCAAGACCATGCTCGAGCATATGTCGCAGGCGCTGGCGACCGGCGAACGGATCGAAATTCGCGGGTTCGGCAGCTTTTCGCTGCATTATCGCGCCCCGCGTGTCGGAAGGAATCCCAAGACCGGGGACGCTGTGGAACTCGAAGGCAAGTATGTCCCGCATTTCAAGCCGGGCAAGGAACTGCGCGATCGGGTCAACGAGTCGCTGGAAAACGCCTGA